The region TATAGCAAGGATCTCCGGTTTGTGTTCGATAATGATCACGGAGTGTCCCTGGTCGATGAGCCCGTCGAGCAGGGGAAGTATTTTTTCCATATCCATGGGATGGAGCCCTCTGGAGAGTTCGTCGAAGAGGAAGAGTCCAGGAAGCCTCCCTTTTTCCTGGAGGCACCGTGCGAGCCTGAGCCTCTGGGCCTCACCCCCGGAGAGGGTCATGACGGGTTGGCCGATCTTGATGTATCCGATCCCCGCCCTCTCCATGCCTTCGAATGCCTTTCTCAGTGGCGGGAACTGGGCGAAGACCTCTGCTGCCCTCTGCGCTGTGAAATTCAGGACATCGGCCATGGAAAAACCCTTGAAACGGATCTCGAGGGCATCTTTTTGATAGCGGCTTCCTCCGCATACATCGCACAGCGAGGTGACCGGAGGAAGATAGTCGAACTCCTCTATTCGGTACCCAAGCCCACCGCACCTTTCACACCTCCCACCTCGGCTGGTGAGACTGAAATAGGCGGCTGTTACCCCCCGTTCTCGCGCCGCAGGAGTGCTGGCAAAGAGATTCCGTAAAGGGGTGAAGGCCCCGAGATAGGTGACGGGAAGGGAGAATTTCGTGCCGGTGATGGGTGCCTGGTCCATTACATATACGGACCGGGGCGGCTCCATCCCATGGGGGAGGTCGTAGGTCACCCTCCCGCACGCAGGTGCGGCTTCGGAATCCGTTCCCCGGACTGCGGCAGCAAGCCCATGGATTACGAGAGAGCTCTTTCCCGACCCGGAGACGCCCGTGACGGCGACGAGCGCACGCACGGGAAAGGAGACCGTGACGTTCTTGAGATTGTTGACGCGCGAATCTTGAAGTCGTATCAAGGCCTGGTCTATGGGGCGTCTCGCACGGGTCATTCGCCGTGTGCCAGAGAGATACGGCCCGGTTACGCTCCTCGGTTCGTCTGCGAGCCGGGCCGGATGTCCGGAAAACAGGAGCCGTCCTCCCGAATCTCCTGAGCCGGGACCGAGTTCGATCACGTGATCGGCCTTTTGTATAAAGGCCATGTCGTGTTCAATGACCAAGATCGTGTTCCCCGCGTCCCTGAGCCGGAATATATGCTCGAGGAGGGCCTGCCGCTCGAGCGGGTGAAGCCCCACACCGGGTTCGTCGAGGATATAGAGGATGCCGGTGAGGCCCTTGCCGATCTGTGCCGAGATACGAAGACGCTGAAATTCTCCGCCTGAAAGGGTTGTGACTGGACGGGATGGGATGAGATATCCAAGACCGAGGGACTGAAGCGAGGAGATTCGCGCAAGGAGGGTGTCGATTACGAGGGCCGACGTCTTTCCGGGTCTTCCAATGGAAGCCTGGGACAAAAATGCGGCTACTCCGTCAAGGGTCGTTGACATGAGGTCGAGAAAGGTCCGACCATGCAGCGAGATCCCTCGCACGAAGGCGTTGAAGCCAGTCCCTTCGCAATCCGGGCATCCTGCCCCGGAGCATGTGGTACATATACCCTCAGGTCTTTTTTTCGTAAAAAGACCAGGGGAAAGGGCGGGAAATGTGGCGCCGCAGGCGGCACAAGAAAGGGTGTCTGTAAAGGAGAACCTTTTAGCATGCCCTTCCACAACCTCGACGGCAGCTGCTCCCTTGGCCAACTTGAGGGCGACGGCCAGGGAATCTACGAGCCTGGGGCGTATGCCGGCCCTCATGACGAGCCTGTCCACAACCACGTCCATGTGAGGCGCACCCGACTCTTCAGGAGAAAGTTCGGCGATCTCCCGAACATCTCCGGCCACGAGTACTCGGTGGAAACCTTCACGTACAAGGCGTTCCAGGTCGCGTCCTTCCAAGGGAATGGGGGCGAGGAGAAAGAATCGCGTCCCTTCGGGCAGTTCAAGGATGGTCTCTGCCATCTCGTCAATAGTCATGGCAGTGACTGTTTTTCTGCAAAAAGGGCAACGAGCACTGCCCTCAAGGGAAAAAAGGATACGCAGGAGATGCCCGATGTCCGTAACCGTGGCCACTGTTGAGTGGGGATTCCCTGCCCGGAGTCCCTGTTCCATGGCTACAGGGGGAGGCAGGCCCATGACCGCATCGATTTGGGGCCTTTCCCAGAAATCGACGGAACGGAAGCGTCCGTTTCCCAAGGAATCGAGATAGCGGTTTCGTCCCTCTGCAAAGAGGACATCGAGGGCAAGTGTGGACTTTCCGGATCCAGACGGTCCGGTCACCACTGTGAATCCAAAGAGGGGGATGGAGACGTCAATACCCGTGAGGTTGTGGTGACGGGCGTTACGTATTTCGATGGTCGATCTCACTATTGGAAGAAAAAATGGATTTGCGTTTTCAGGGGAGGCTTAATATAGTTTCCGTCATCAAAAATTCCAGGAAGGGAGGTACATTTCATGAGACTCATTCTTTTGGGAGGACCAGGGGCCGGCAAGGGTACGCAGGCGAATTTCATCAAGGAGAAATTCGGCATCCCCCAGATCTCGACAGGTGACATGCTTCGTGCGGCGGTCACGGCCGGAACCCAGCTCGGTCTCGAGGCGAAAAAGTATATGGATGCCGGCGGTCTCGTCCCGGATGACGTGATCATCGGACTCGTCAAGGAGAGGATCAAGAAGGCCGATTGTGAGAAGGGTTTCCTCTTTGACGGATTTCCCCGGACCATTCCCCAGGCCGAGGCCATGAAAGAGGCCGGGGTCGCTATTGATTACGTGGTGGAGATCGACGTTCCGGACGCAGAGATCATCAAGCGGATGAGCGGTCGCAGGGTACATCTTGCCTCGGGTAGGACCTACCACATTATATTCAACCCACCCAAGGTCGAGGGCAAGGACGACGTAACGGGTGAGCCCCTTATTCAGCGGGATGATGACAAGGAGGAGACGGTCCGCAAGCGTCTCGAGGTCTACCACGCCCAGACCGAGCCGCTTGTCGATTTCTACAAGAAGTGGGCGGCATCAGGCGACCCAAAGGCGCCTAAATATGTGCGAATCAATGGCGTAGGCTCTGTCGAGGACATCAAGAACGCCATCTTCAAGGCCCTGGGGGCCTGATCCGAACGGGAGGCGGCGCTGACACACGCCGCCTCCTCACGCCTGCCACCACGTAAGGAGCCCCAACTCGAACTTGTGGCTCAGCTCCTTTCGGTACGGATAGCACCGGAGGGTGAATCCGATCTGGCCGCTCGAAAGACATAGGATCTTTCCTTCAAAAACCGCCTTTTCTCCGTCCTTCTCCCCAGTGGGCAGAAGGGGAAGGGCGCTTCCCTCGAGGATATCCCCCTTTTCGTCGAGCCTTCCGATATACGCTTCCACCCTGATTTCTTCCGGGTTGAACGGACCGAGTTCTATTGTTGCCCGAATGGGAAGGCGGTCTCCCACCTTTGGGGTCTTGTCGAGTGGGATCCGCACGTCATGAAATTTTACATGGCTCCAAGATGCAATGGCCTTCTTCTTCCATTGCACAAGCTCCTTGAGATCCTTCCATTGGGAAGCGGCCAGGACATGCCACCTTTGTCCATTCGGGAAATAGAACTTGCTCGCGTATTCCTCCACCATCCGGTTTGTGTTGAATGTCGGGCAAATGGTCATGATGGATTTTTTCATCATTTCCAGCCATCCGTGGGGGATCCCGTCGGATGATCGCTGGTAGAAGAGGGGGACGATGGAGTTTTCAAGCACCTCGTATAGCAGTCTGCTTTCGATCTCGTCCTGTTCCTCTTCGTTCGTGTATTCCTCGCCTGCTCCGATGGACCACCCGTTGTCACCCCGGTATCCCTCGACCCACCACCCGTCGAGAACGCTGAAATTGATGCCGCCGTTGGCCGTCACCTTCATGCCGCTCGTTCCGCTCGCCTCGTTTGGACGCCTTGGGGTGTTGAGCCATACATCGACCCCCTGAACGAGATTTCGTGCGAGCTCTATGTCGTAATTTTCGATAAAAACGATTTTTTTTCGAAATTCTGGCCGGTTTGCTATCTCTATGACCTTGTGGATGAGTTCCTTCCCGAACCGATCCTGGGGGTGGGCCTTGCCACCGAAGATGATCTGGACGGGTCGTTCCGGGTTGTTTAGGATTCGGGCAAGGCGGTCCGGGTCTCGAAAGACGAGGGTCGCCCGCTTGTAGGCGGCAAAACGGCGCGCGAACCCTATGGTGAGGGCCTCGGGGTCCAGGATCTCGTCCACCTGGTCGAGCTGATGCCTGGGGGCCCCCTTTGCGAGGAGCTGCTTCTTGAGCCGGGACCTGGCAAAGGAGATGAGGGCATCGGTCATCCTCTGACGGGCTCTCCAGAGTTCGAAGGCCGGGATCTGCTCTACGCGTTTCCAGATGGCGTGGTTGGCGGGTTCATCGATCCAGCGGACCCCGAGATACCGTTCATAGAGACGGGACATCTCGCTCGACAACCATCCCCGTGTATGCACCCCGTTCGTGATGTGGGTGATGGGGACCTCGTTTTTCGGTATCTGGGGCCAGAGCCCGGACCACATCCTCCTGCTCACCTCACCATGGAGTCTGCTCACCCCGTTCGTCTGGGAGGCACATCGAATGGCAAGGACCGCCATGGAAAAATCCTCGGCCGGATTTCCAGGCTCGATCCTCCCGAGACCGAGAAAGGAGTCGATCCCGATGGTGAGCTCCGAAGCGATGCCAGTAAAATAGCGGCGCATGAGATCCTGGGGAAAATGGTCGATACCGGCCGGAACAGGCGTGTGGGTCGTGAATGTGCTCGTGGCCCGTACCGCCTCCACGGCCTCGTCAAAGGAAAGGGCCTGTTCTTTCATGAGCAGACGGATCCGTTCCACGGCCATGAAGGCGGAGTGCCCTTCGTTCATGTGGCAGACCGTAGGGGCCAGATCCAGGGCATTCAAGGCCCTAATGCCTCCGATGCCTAGGACGATCTCCTGTTGAAGCCGTGTCTCCTTGTCGCCTCCATAGAGATAGGACGTGATCTGTCTGTCCTTTGCCGAGTTCAAGGGCACATCGGAATCGAGCATCAGGAGCTTTACCCTGCCGACCAGGATCTCCCATATCCGGATAAAGACCTGTCGGCCTGCCATGTCCACTGACACGGTGATCGGATCTCCATTTGCGTCGCGGACGAGATCCATGGGCATGTTGAAAAAATCATTCGATGGGTACGTCTCCATCTGCCAACCTTCGGGGTTGAGATACTGCTGGAAGTATCCATGCTTGTAGAGCAGTCCCACCCCAACCAATGGAAGGCCTAGATCGCTAGCAGACTTCATGTGGTCACCGGCCAGGATCCCGAGACCTCCAGAATACAGGGGAAGGCTCTCGTGAAGGCCAAACTCCGCGGAAAAGTAAGCGATGAGGTCCTTTTTCCCGTCTTTGTCCTTTTTTTTATCGTACCAAGTGGATGAAGTCAGATAGTAGTCGAGCTCGTTGAAGACCTCTTCCATTCGAGCAAGAAATATATCGTCCCGGGAGAGTTCCTCGAGTCGGGGCTGTTCTATCATCCCGAGCATGGCAACGGGGTTGTGACCGGAGCGTTCCCATACATCCCGGTCCATGTCCTGAAAGAGATAGATTGCCCTGGGGTTCCAGGTCCACCAGAGATTGCGCGCAATGCGCATGAGGGGCAAGAGCGGCTTGGGGAGATTGGGAGCGATGTTGATGGTCTGGATGATCCTCATGCGTGTTCCTTTCTCGTGACGGAAATCTTCCCGTTTTCGGTGTCGATAATAAAGAGGTCTCCTGCGCCGCATCCACCAGCGAGGATGACGTCCGCGAGCCGGTCCGAGACCTCTTTTTCGATGAGGCGTGAGAGGGGACGCGCCCCGAACCGGGGGTCGAAACCTTCCCGGGCAAGCCAGGAACGGGCCTCATTTGTTATCTCGAGGCCGATATGTCTGGAAGAAAGACGTGTCCGGATCTCGTCTATGTATTTGTCGACGATCCGTTCCATGACGGCGGAATCAAGGGGGCGAAAAGGCAAGATTGCATCGAGACGATTACGGAATTCCGGAGAAAAGAGACCCTTTATGGCCTCGTCCGCCTTCCCCCCTTGGGCCTCATCCCGCTCCCCGAATCCGATCGTCCTTTTTTCCATCTCCCGTGCCCCGGCATTTGAGGTCATAATGAGAATGACGTGGCGGAAATCGGCCTTTCTACCGGTCGTGTCCGTAAGGGTGGCATGATCCATGACCTGTAGGAGGATACTGAAGATGTCAGGATGCGC is a window of Deltaproteobacteria bacterium DNA encoding:
- the adk gene encoding adenylate kinase, with the protein product MRLILLGGPGAGKGTQANFIKEKFGIPQISTGDMLRAAVTAGTQLGLEAKKYMDAGGLVPDDVIIGLVKERIKKADCEKGFLFDGFPRTIPQAEAMKEAGVAIDYVVEIDVPDAEIIKRMSGRRVHLASGRTYHIIFNPPKVEGKDDVTGEPLIQRDDDKEETVRKRLEVYHAQTEPLVDFYKKWAASGDPKAPKYVRINGVGSVEDIKNAIFKALGA
- the glgP gene encoding alpha-glucan family phosphorylase — its product is MRIIQTINIAPNLPKPLLPLMRIARNLWWTWNPRAIYLFQDMDRDVWERSGHNPVAMLGMIEQPRLEELSRDDIFLARMEEVFNELDYYLTSSTWYDKKKDKDGKKDLIAYFSAEFGLHESLPLYSGGLGILAGDHMKSASDLGLPLVGVGLLYKHGYFQQYLNPEGWQMETYPSNDFFNMPMDLVRDANGDPITVSVDMAGRQVFIRIWEILVGRVKLLMLDSDVPLNSAKDRQITSYLYGGDKETRLQQEIVLGIGGIRALNALDLAPTVCHMNEGHSAFMAVERIRLLMKEQALSFDEAVEAVRATSTFTTHTPVPAGIDHFPQDLMRRYFTGIASELTIGIDSFLGLGRIEPGNPAEDFSMAVLAIRCASQTNGVSRLHGEVSRRMWSGLWPQIPKNEVPITHITNGVHTRGWLSSEMSRLYERYLGVRWIDEPANHAIWKRVEQIPAFELWRARQRMTDALISFARSRLKKQLLAKGAPRHQLDQVDEILDPEALTIGFARRFAAYKRATLVFRDPDRLARILNNPERPVQIIFGGKAHPQDRFGKELIHKVIEIANRPEFRKKIVFIENYDIELARNLVQGVDVWLNTPRRPNEASGTSGMKVTANGGINFSVLDGWWVEGYRGDNGWSIGAGEEYTNEEEQDEIESRLLYEVLENSIVPLFYQRSSDGIPHGWLEMMKKSIMTICPTFNTNRMVEEYASKFYFPNGQRWHVLAASQWKDLKELVQWKKKAIASWSHVKFHDVRIPLDKTPKVGDRLPIRATIELGPFNPEEIRVEAYIGRLDEKGDILEGSALPLLPTGEKDGEKAVFEGKILCLSSGQIGFTLRCYPYRKELSHKFELGLLTWWQA